A window of Kocuria sp. TGY1127_2 genomic DNA:
CGATGAGCGACTATGTGACTAGCATCATGACTATGAAGAGCACTAGACAGCTCATCAAGGAACTCAGGGCATCGGGCTCGGAATCGACCGAGGTCGAGGTCAAATCCGGCCTCCATGGCTTTCCCAAGTCTGCCGTGGAGACAATGAGTTCGTTCGCGAACGGAACCGGCGGAACCATTCTCTTCGGTCTCACCGACAAGACGTTCCGCCCCGTCAAAGGCTTCGACGCGCAACGCGTTCACGACGCGGTGTCCAATGCGGTCAGGGCGAAGCTCACGCCGCATCCAGCCGTCGAGCTCTCGGTTGAGGAATTCGAGGGCGCCAGAGTCGTCAGAGCCGATGTCGAGGAGCTTCCGTACTTCGACAAGCCCTGTTTCGTGGCCAGCAAAGGAGCGTACGGGGGCTCGTATATACGGATCGGCGAAGGCGACCACAAGCTCTCGGAGTACGAGGTCACGCAATTGCGCGACAATCGCGTGCAACCCGGCTACGACCGGGAAGCCGTGGAAAATGGGAACCAAGAAACGCTCAATGCCCAAGCCGTCGACAACCTTCTCGAGAAAGCCTGCGAGCGTACCCCCGCCGCCTTCAGTGGGGTCGAACCCCGGATTGCTCTCAAGAGGCTCAACGTCACGCACGAATCCACACGTCGGGCCCGGCCGACGCTCGCTGGCCTCTTGGCTCTTGGGGTATATCCCCAAGAGTTCTTTCCCCAGCTCAATGTAACGTTCGTGGCGGTTCCGGGGACATCGCTCGGGGAGGTGGATGCGGGCGGCGTCGCTTTCACGGACAACCAGTCGTTCAACGGGCCCATTCCGACGTTGATCACCGCCTCGGTAGAGGCTGTGCGGCGAAATTCGAATCGAGCGGCGATCATCACGGGGGCGGGCCGGAGGGATGTTTACGACTTTCCCGACGTCGCCGTCCGAGAAGCCATGACCAACGCCCTCATGCATCGGGATTACAGCCCGTATGCTCGCGGAATACAGGTCCAGATGGAGCTCTATTCGGATCGTCTGGAAATCCGCAATCCCGGGGGCTTGTACGGCGGGATTCGAGTCGAGGAGCTAGGGCGTGTTTTCACATCGTCGTCGCGTAACGCGGCCCTGGCGAAATTGCTCGAAGAAGTCGAGATGCCCCGAACCGGGACGTCGGTCTGTGAAAATCGTGGGTCAGGTATCGCCCGCATGGCGTTTGCGATGGAACAAGCTGGCAAGCCATCCCCGGAGTTCCGCGTGACACCAACCTCCGTGACCGTGATACTGCGCTTGGCGCCGGTTCCTTCCGCGAGTTCCGTACCCCACTCGCAGCTGCGCACGGAAGCACAGGGGCGCACCCGGATAGCGCTCAACGCCGATTCACATGAGCAGCAGCTCATTGAACTCATGGCCCGGCGAAGCGCACCGATCACGAGTCAACGTATTCAGGACGCTCTGTGCCTCTCGCAGTCCGCAGCCAACCGTCTCCTGAAGAGGATGATCGACGCGGGTCAGGTCCTGCCGACTGCCCCGCCCCGCAGTCACCGCAGAAGGTACCTGCTCGCGGACGGGGTAAGGGGCAGCTCGGATGGGAACGCGCGACGAATTATTGGCGGGAAAGTACGGCCTTGACCTCACCCATGGGTCGCGGTGTTGGCGAAAGCCTATATGCTTTCCCGATCTGATCGAGAGCAAAGCGGTGTGTGGCCATCTTCCGGCCGTCTCCGCCTTAGCTGAGGGCTCCGTCGACCAGGGCCTTGGCTTCCTTTTGGACCTCGGCCAAATGCTCGTCTCCCTTGAAAGATTCCGCGTAGATCTTGTAGACGTCCTCGGTTCCTGATGGGCGGGCAGCGAACCACGCGTTTTCCGTGACGACTTTCAGGCCGCCGATCGGTTCTCCATTTCCAGGTGCCTCGGTCAAAGTCGCAGTGATGGCCTCTCCTGCGAGCTCGGTTGCGGTGACGTCCGCGGCGGAAAGTTTCTTGAGCTTTGCCTTTTGCTCTCTGTTCGCGGGCGCGTCGATGCGCGCGTAGCTGGGCGAACCGAAATCCTCCGTCAGCTCCGCGTAACGCTGAGACGGGGTCTTGCCGGTAACCGCCGTCATCTCCGCCGCCAGCAGGGCCAGGATGATCCCGTCCTTGTCCGTTGTCCAGACCGAGCCGTCTTTTCTCAGGAAGGAAGCACCGGCAGATTCCTCGCCGCCGAAGCCCAGAGAACCGTCCATGAGGCCTGCGACGAAGAATTTGAAGCCCACGGGAACTTCGACCAAGGGGCGGTTCAGGGATGCGGCGACCTTGTCGATGACGGATGAGGAAACCAGGGTCTTGCCGACCCCTGCGGCCCCCGGCCAGTCCGGTCGGTGGCTGTACAGATAGTCGATGGCGACCGCGAGGTAGTGATTGGGGTTCATCAGCCCTTCATCCGGGGTGACGATTCCGTGCCGGTCAGAATCGGCGTCGTTGCCGGTCGCTATGTCGTACTTGTCCCGCGAGGCAATCAGGGAAGCCATGGCATTGGGCGACGAGCAGTCCATGCGGATTTTCTCGTCCCAATCCAAGGTCATGAACGACCATCTGGGATCGACCTCGGGATTCACGACGGTCATGTTGAGGCCGAATCGCTCCGAGATGGTGATCCAGTACTCGACGGCGGCCGAGCCCATGGGGTCGGCACCGATGCGCAACCCCGAATCGCGGATCGCTTCGAGGTCGATGACCTCGGGCAGTGCCGAGACGTAGGAGGTCATGAAATCGAAGCGCCCGGTCGTGTCCGCAGCTTTGGCCCGGGCCAGCGGCAGCCTCTTGACGCCCGCGAGATCGTTCTCGAGGAGCTCGTTCGCGCGGTCCGCAATCCACGAGGTCGCGTCCGAATCCGCAGGCCCACCGTGCGGTGGATTGTATTTGAAACCGCCGTCTGTGGGTGGGTTGTGGCTCGGGGTGATGACGATGCCGTCCGCACGCTCCGCCGAAGGCTTGGCGTTGTGCGTCAGTATCGCGTGGGACAGGGACGGAGTGGGAACGTAGCCGTCGTTGGAATCCACTAAGACGTGGACCTCATTGCCTGCCAGAACTTCCAAAGCAGTCTCTTGGGCGGGACCGGACAGCGCATGGGTGTCACGACCCATGTAGAGAGGACCCTTGTAGCCCTGACCGGCTCGATACTCGACAATCGCCTGGGTGATCGCTGCGATATGAGCCTCATTGAACGACGCTTTGAAAGAACTTCCGCGATGGCCTGACGTGCCGAATGAGACACGCTGGTCGGGGTCTCCCGAGTCCGGGACCACCGAGTAGTAGGCGTCGGTCAATTCCTTGAGATCGACAAGGTCTTGTGGTTGA
This region includes:
- the pgm gene encoding phosphoglucomutase (alpha-D-glucose-1,6-bisphosphate-dependent), whose amino-acid sequence is MANRAGTPAQPQDLVDLKELTDAYYSVVPDSGDPDQRVSFGTSGHRGSSFKASFNEAHIAAITQAIVEYRAGQGYKGPLYMGRDTHALSGPAQETALEVLAGNEVHVLVDSNDGYVPTPSLSHAILTHNAKPSAERADGIVITPSHNPPTDGGFKYNPPHGGPADSDATSWIADRANELLENDLAGVKRLPLARAKAADTTGRFDFMTSYVSALPEVIDLEAIRDSGLRIGADPMGSAAVEYWITISERFGLNMTVVNPEVDPRWSFMTLDWDEKIRMDCSSPNAMASLIASRDKYDIATGNDADSDRHGIVTPDEGLMNPNHYLAVAIDYLYSHRPDWPGAAGVGKTLVSSSVIDKVAASLNRPLVEVPVGFKFFVAGLMDGSLGFGGEESAGASFLRKDGSVWTTDKDGIILALLAAEMTAVTGKTPSQRYAELTEDFGSPSYARIDAPANREQKAKLKKLSAADVTATELAGEAITATLTEAPGNGEPIGGLKVVTENAWFAARPSGTEDVYKIYAESFKGDEHLAEVQKEAKALVDGALS
- a CDS encoding ATP-binding protein encodes the protein MKSTRQLIKELRASGSESTEVEVKSGLHGFPKSAVETMSSFANGTGGTILFGLTDKTFRPVKGFDAQRVHDAVSNAVRAKLTPHPAVELSVEEFEGARVVRADVEELPYFDKPCFVASKGAYGGSYIRIGEGDHKLSEYEVTQLRDNRVQPGYDREAVENGNQETLNAQAVDNLLEKACERTPAAFSGVEPRIALKRLNVTHESTRRARPTLAGLLALGVYPQEFFPQLNVTFVAVPGTSLGEVDAGGVAFTDNQSFNGPIPTLITASVEAVRRNSNRAAIITGAGRRDVYDFPDVAVREAMTNALMHRDYSPYARGIQVQMELYSDRLEIRNPGGLYGGIRVEELGRVFTSSSRNAALAKLLEEVEMPRTGTSVCENRGSGIARMAFAMEQAGKPSPEFRVTPTSVTVILRLAPVPSASSVPHSQLRTEAQGRTRIALNADSHEQQLIELMARRSAPITSQRIQDALCLSQSAANRLLKRMIDAGQVLPTAPPRSHRRRYLLADGVRGSSDGNARRIIGGKVRP